In a single window of the Elaeis guineensis isolate ETL-2024a chromosome 8, EG11, whole genome shotgun sequence genome:
- the LOC105050230 gene encoding glucosamine 6-phosphate N-acetyltransferase, protein MENRSLQPVADAEGGRGDDDLLPIRRLEISDNSKGFVELLAQLSPCPPLSDADFSARFADLAALGDDHVICVIEDPRSGRIIATGSVFIERKFLRGCAKVGHIEDVVVDTAVRCRHLGQRVVQYLVEHAKAAGCYKVILDCEPDRRAFYEKCGFTEKSIQMALYF, encoded by the coding sequence ATGGAGAACAGATCACTGCAGCCGGTGGCCGATGCCGAGGGCGGCAGAGGAGACGACGATCTCCTCCCCATCCGGCGACTGGAGATCTCGGACAACTCCAAGGGCTTCGTCGAACTCCTCGCCCAGCTCAGCCCCTGCCCCCCTCTCTCGGACGCCGACTTCTCAGCCCGTTTCGCCGATCTCGCCGCCCTCGGCGACGATCACGTCATCTGCGTCATTGAGGACCCCCGCTCCGGCCGGATCATCGCCACTGGCAGCGTCTTCATCGAGAGGAAGTTCCTCCGGGGCTGCGCTAAGGTCGGCCACATCGAGGATGTCGTCGTCGACACCGCCGTCCGCTGCCGCCACCTCGGCCAGCGGGTGGTCCAGTACCTCGTGGAGCACGCCAAGGCCGCCGGTTGCTACAAGGTCATCCTCGATTGCGAGCCGGATCGGAGGGCGTTCTACGAGAAGTGCGGCTTCACGGAGAAGAGCATCCAGATGGCGCTCTACTTTTGA